The proteins below are encoded in one region of Scophthalmus maximus strain ysfricsl-2021 chromosome 4, ASM2237912v1, whole genome shotgun sequence:
- the pacsin3 gene encoding protein kinase C and casein kinase substrate in neurons protein 3 isoform X1, producing MSSNGDLSDLGSSDSFWEPGNYKRTVKRIDDGHRLCNELVSCFQERAKIEKSYALQLSDWAKRWRGVVEKGPQYGTLEKAWHAFMQAADRLSELHLELRQRLAAEDSERVRDWQKDAFHKQMMGGFRETKDTDDGFRKAQKPWVRKLKEVDSTKKSYHQARKDEWTAATRETHAKADPTKSQEEVRKYTTRAERCSQEAEKAKEGYQKALEELNRCNPRYMEDMEQVFDLTQEAERKRLRFFKDVLLDIHTHLDLSAKEGFRVLYQDLGQTIRAANDTEDLRWWRNTHGPGMSMNWPQFEEWSPEASRSISRKERGGQSEENVVTLTNIVSSGGDAVPPSPITLDTGRTKDYSSDWSDEESPKKVLAENGVGEDEEDEEEEEEQVEGVRVRALYDYMGQEADELSFKAGEELLKLGEEDEQGWCKGRLSGGKVGLYPANYVQAVAS from the exons ATGTCTTCCAATGGAGACCTCAGCGACCTGGGGAGCTCTGACAGCTTCTGGGAG CCGGGGAACTACAAGAGGACGGTGAAGCGGATCGACGACGGCCACCGGCTGTGCAACGAGCTGGTCAGCTGCTTCCAGGAGCGGGCGAAGATCGAGAAGAGCTACGCACTGCAGCTGAGCGACTGGGCCAAGAGGTGGAGGGGCGTCGTGGAGAAAG GGCCTCAGTACGGGACGCTGGAGAAGGCGTGGCACGCCTTCATGCAGGCGGCCGACCGCCTCAGCGAGCTGCACCTGGAGCTGCGGCAGCGTCTGGCGGCCGAGGACAGCGAGAGGGTGCGCGACTGGCAGAAGGACGCCTTCCACAAGCAGATGATGGGCGGCTTCCGGGAGACCAAGGACACAGACGACGGCTTCCGCAAGGCCCAGAAGCCCTGGGTCCGCAAACTGAAGGAG gtgGACTCCACTAAGAAGAGCTACCACCAGGCCAGGAAGGATGAGTGGACCGCGGCCACCAGGGAAACGCACGCCAAGGCCGACCCGACCAAGTCTCAGGAGGAAGTCCGCAAGTACACGACCCGAGCGGAGCGCTGCAGCCAGGAGGCCGAGAAA gcgAAGGAGGGCTACCAGAAggccctggaggagctgaaCCGCTGCAACCCTCGCTACATGGAGGACATGGAGCAGGTGTTCGACCTCACGCAGGAGGCCGAGCGCAAGAGGCTGCGCTTCTTCAAGGACGTCCTGCTGGACATCCACACGCACCTCGACCTGTCGGCCAAAGAGgg GTTCAGGGTTCTGTACCAGGATCTGGGTCAAACCATCCGGGCAGCCAACGACACCGAGGATCTCAGATGGTGGAGGAACACGCACGGGCCGGGCATGAGCATGAACTGGCCACAGTTTGAG gaGTGGTCTCCGGAGGCGAGTCGCTCCATCAGCAGGAAGGAGCGAGGTGGACAGTCCGAGGAGAACGTGGTCACGCTCACCAACATCGTGTCCTCGGGCGGAGACGCCGTCCCGCCGAGTCCCATCACGCTGGACACCGGCAG gaCGAAAGATTACTCATCGGACTGGAGCGACGAGGAAAGTCCTAAGAAGGTGCTGGCGGAGAACGGCgtgggggaggacgaggaggacgaggaggaggaggaggagcaggtagAGGGGGTGCGAGTCCGAGCGCTCTATGATTACATGGGCCAGGAGGCCGATGAGCTCAGCTTTAAAGCAG GCGAGGAGCTGCTGAAGCTcggcgaggaggacgagcaggGCTGGTGTAAAGGGCGGCTGAGCGGCGGCAAGGTCGGCCTCTACCCCGCCAACTACGTCCAGGCCGTCGCGTCCTGA
- the pacsin3 gene encoding protein kinase C and casein kinase substrate in neurons protein 3 isoform X2, producing MSSNGDLSDLGSSDSFWEPGNYKRTVKRIDDGHRLCNELVSCFQERAKIEKSYALQLSDWAKRWRGVVEKGPQYGTLEKAWHAFMQAADRLSELHLELRQRLAAEDSERVRDWQKDAFHKQMMGGFRETKDTDDGFRKAQKPWVRKLKEVDSTKKSYHQARKDEWTAATRETHAKADPTKSQEEVRKYTTRAERCSQEAEKAKEGYQKALEELNRCNPRYMEDMEQVFDLTQEAERKRLRFFKDVLLDIHTHLDLSAKEGFRVLYQDLGQTIRAANDTEDLRWWRNTHGPGMSMNWPQFEEWSPEASRSISRKERGGQSEENVVTLTNIVSSGGDAVPPSPITLDTGRTKDYSSDWSDEESPKKVLAENGVGEDEEDEEEEEEQARSC from the exons ATGTCTTCCAATGGAGACCTCAGCGACCTGGGGAGCTCTGACAGCTTCTGGGAG CCGGGGAACTACAAGAGGACGGTGAAGCGGATCGACGACGGCCACCGGCTGTGCAACGAGCTGGTCAGCTGCTTCCAGGAGCGGGCGAAGATCGAGAAGAGCTACGCACTGCAGCTGAGCGACTGGGCCAAGAGGTGGAGGGGCGTCGTGGAGAAAG GGCCTCAGTACGGGACGCTGGAGAAGGCGTGGCACGCCTTCATGCAGGCGGCCGACCGCCTCAGCGAGCTGCACCTGGAGCTGCGGCAGCGTCTGGCGGCCGAGGACAGCGAGAGGGTGCGCGACTGGCAGAAGGACGCCTTCCACAAGCAGATGATGGGCGGCTTCCGGGAGACCAAGGACACAGACGACGGCTTCCGCAAGGCCCAGAAGCCCTGGGTCCGCAAACTGAAGGAG gtgGACTCCACTAAGAAGAGCTACCACCAGGCCAGGAAGGATGAGTGGACCGCGGCCACCAGGGAAACGCACGCCAAGGCCGACCCGACCAAGTCTCAGGAGGAAGTCCGCAAGTACACGACCCGAGCGGAGCGCTGCAGCCAGGAGGCCGAGAAA gcgAAGGAGGGCTACCAGAAggccctggaggagctgaaCCGCTGCAACCCTCGCTACATGGAGGACATGGAGCAGGTGTTCGACCTCACGCAGGAGGCCGAGCGCAAGAGGCTGCGCTTCTTCAAGGACGTCCTGCTGGACATCCACACGCACCTCGACCTGTCGGCCAAAGAGgg GTTCAGGGTTCTGTACCAGGATCTGGGTCAAACCATCCGGGCAGCCAACGACACCGAGGATCTCAGATGGTGGAGGAACACGCACGGGCCGGGCATGAGCATGAACTGGCCACAGTTTGAG gaGTGGTCTCCGGAGGCGAGTCGCTCCATCAGCAGGAAGGAGCGAGGTGGACAGTCCGAGGAGAACGTGGTCACGCTCACCAACATCGTGTCCTCGGGCGGAGACGCCGTCCCGCCGAGTCCCATCACGCTGGACACCGGCAG gaCGAAAGATTACTCATCGGACTGGAGCGACGAGGAAAGTCCTAAGAAGGTGCTGGCGGAGAACGGCgtgggggaggacgaggaggacgaggaggaggaggaggagcag GCGAGGAGCTGCTGA